The sequence CGCAGCCCCTGCCTGACACGAGTTGTGACGCGACCGCCGCGCGTTCCGCTGCCGGCAGCGCGTCCGTGCAGGGGAGTCCGTCGAGGTTCCCGATCCCGGCCTCGTGCAGGAGGGCGAGTGCCACCCGGGCCGGGTTGCGGACGGCTGCATCACCGCCGGGAAGGGAGAAGGGCTGCAGGTGTCCCATACGCCGGGTGCTCAGCACGTCGGGGCCGACGAGGAGGAGTTCGCCGCCCCAGACCGTGGCGTCGCAGCCGTATCCGGTGCCGTCGAAGGCCACACCCAGCACCGTTGTGCCCAGCAATCCCTGTTCCGCCATCAGTGACGCGACGTGTGCGTGATGGTGCTGGACGGTGTGCAGGGGGGCGCCGGTCCGCTCGCTGTACCGCTGCGCCCAGTGATGGGTCGAGTATCCGGGATGCGCATCGGCGATCACTGCCTCGGGCGAGATGCCGTGGAGGTGCGTCAACTGCTGCACCGACGTCTCGAACGCCCGCAGACTTTCGAGACTGCCCATGTCGCCCAGGTGCGCCGAACAGAATGCGTAGTCCTGCCGGGTCAGGCAGAAGGTGTTCTTGATCTCGGCACCGACCGCCAGCACCTCCGGACTGTGCTGCGGGAGTACGACCGGAAGTGGTGCATAGCCGCGGGATCGCCGGATCGGCAGGACGGTGTCACCGTCCACCGACAGCACCGAGTCCTCACACGGCACGGCGATGCGGCGGTCGTGCATCAGGAACACGTCCGCGATGCTTCGGAGCCGCGTGCGCGCATCGTCGTTGTCGAAGCACAGCGGTTCACCGCTGAGATTGCCGGAAGTCATCACCAGCGTCCGCGGGGGTCCCACCCGGCCGCCCGGGGTACGCGCGAACAGCAGATGGTGCAGCGGCGTGTAGGGGAGCATCACACCGAGGTCGTCGATGCCGGGAGCGATGCCCTCGGACACGGAAGTCGAGTCGTGCTTGCGCAGCAGGACGATCGGCCGGGCCGGATGCTGCAGCAGGGCCTTCTCGAACTCGGAGATCCGGCACAGTTCCCGGGCCACGGAGAGGTCGGCCGTCATCACGGCGAACGGCTTGTCCGGCCGATGCTTGCGCTTGCGGAGGGTCGCGACCGCCGCGCTGTCGGTGGCGTCGCAGACGAGATGGAACCCGCCGAGACCCTTGACAGCGACGATCCTCCCGCCCTGCAGCGCCCGCTGCACGGCGAGCAGTACGGTGTCATCGCCCGTGAGACGTTCACTGTCCACTTCGGCGAACAGGTGCGGACCGCAGTCGGGGCAGCAGACCGGTTGCGCGTGGAACCGGCGATCACCGGGGTCGCGGTACTCGGCCGAGCACCGCTCACACAACGTGAACTCGGCCATCGTCGTGTTGGGCCGGTCGTAGGGCAGGTCGGTGATCACGGTGAAACGAGGTCCACAGTTCGTGCAGTTGATGAACGGGTGGCGGTACCGGCGGTCCTGCGGATCACCCAGCTCGCGGAGGCAATCCGCGCACGTCGCCACGTCGGGTGAGACGAGCGTTCTCGCACCGGTGACGTGACGGCTGTCGATGATCCGGAACGAGTCGTCGCCCCGCAGCGGTACCGCTTCGACGGTCACGTCCACGATGACCGCCATCGGCGGCGCGTCCGCGCGGAGTCTGTGCGTGA comes from Rhodococcus oxybenzonivorans and encodes:
- the hypF gene encoding carbamoyltransferase HypF codes for the protein MTVERSRITVHGVVQGVGFRPFVARLADDLGVSGHCGNDDVSVFIEVEGPAASLSEFTHRLRADAPPMAVIVDVTVEAVPLRGDDSFRIIDSRHVTGARTLVSPDVATCADCLRELGDPQDRRYRHPFINCTNCGPRFTVITDLPYDRPNTTMAEFTLCERCSAEYRDPGDRRFHAQPVCCPDCGPHLFAEVDSERLTGDDTVLLAVQRALQGGRIVAVKGLGGFHLVCDATDSAAVATLRKRKHRPDKPFAVMTADLSVARELCRISEFEKALLQHPARPIVLLRKHDSTSVSEGIAPGIDDLGVMLPYTPLHHLLFARTPGGRVGPPRTLVMTSGNLSGEPLCFDNDDARTRLRSIADVFLMHDRRIAVPCEDSVLSVDGDTVLPIRRSRGYAPLPVVLPQHSPEVLAVGAEIKNTFCLTRQDYAFCSAHLGDMGSLESLRAFETSVQQLTHLHGISPEAVIADAHPGYSTHHWAQRYSERTGAPLHTVQHHHAHVASLMAEQGLLGTTVLGVAFDGTGYGCDATVWGGELLLVGPDVLSTRRMGHLQPFSLPGGDAAVRNPARVALALLHEAGIGNLDGLPCTDALPAAERAAVASQLVSGRGCVRTTSAGRLFDGVSSLLGVRHRVTYEGQAAIELEALARTTTHPAPLTMDVDGDQIGIHSLLSGLIEGVHGGTPPAELALGFHHALAEATATLVDLAVATTGITTIGLTGGVFQNRLFLGLLRAHWKSSGYRVLTHHRVPPNDGGLSLGQAVIGAAATMRGP